GAAAGCCGGCCCGGATTCACGGGCAAGGTCCAGGGGCGAGCGGAAATTCTGGGCGGCCTCAACTTCCAGGTCGCGATAGACACGCTCCGGCGTGGCAATGCTGCCCAGCTCCTGCTGGGCCCACTGAACGCTACTGCGGAACGGGGCAAGTGCCATCTCCGCAGTAGCGTCGCCGTTCTGCGCCCGGGCATTCAGATCCGTATGGGCCAGGGCATAGTCCAGATGGCTGACCAGCCGCTGCTGAACATTCCGCTGGGCCGGAAACGCTTGCTGCCAGTAGTCACGCATATAGCGGCGAACAATATCCGCCCGGCGCCCGCTGGCATCGTAGAGCATACGAAGCACCCGCAGATGATCCAGACGTTCAGAGCTCAGATCCGGCGCATCGCCCATTTCTTCCATCACACCCAGCATCAGCGCGGGAACAAACTGGTAGGCCAGAATATCCAGATAGGATTTCTCCACCTCCGGGCCCACTTTATGGCCCTGATAAAGCCCCATATCGGCAATTACCGCAGGTTCGCTGCGATAGTCACCGAATGCCAGGGTCGCCTCCCGGAGCTGGTCCAGTGGTTCAAGAAGGCTGCGCCCGGTGGTATCCGGCTCATACCCGGCCGGGCGCCAGTTCCGGATGAAACTTTCCACGCCGTTTTCCACCGCCATGGCGGCATCGGCATTCTGGATAAAGTAGTGCTGCCAGCCCGCAGTCATGCCGATACCGGAGGCAATGGCCACCACTGCTGCCACCGCGAAACCACGACGGCGGCGGGCGGTCACCCGGTGGTTGTCCCCTGCCAGGCCCGCTTCCCGGTAGATCACTTTCGGGAATAGGGATTCGGTGAACAGGCTGACGGACTGCCCGCCGCGCTGGGCCGGCTGGATCGGCTCGGCCAGGCCATAACTGTCAGCGGCGGCAGACACAAACGCATCCTCCGGAACTCCTTCCTGTAACACAGAGGTGAAGTAGGCGCCCCGTACCAGAGCCGGTGTGGAGAAGGCGTCAGCGGACAGCAGGTCCGCCAGGAATCTTTCCAGCGCGGGCTTCAGGCCAGCCATCTGGCGGGTAAAGGAATAGGCCGCCGCGCGCTCTTCGGAATCACGCGTGGCCGCCAGCACATCCGGAAGCCGATCATTCAGACGCTCCACCATGGCGGTAAAGCTCTGCTCGAATTCCACCAGCCAGTCGTCGGGGTCCTGCTGACCTTCCATCCGGAAGGTGCAGCCAAGCGGCAACTGCTTCTCTGCCTTACTGAGGGTTTTGGCAAATGGCGCAAAGCCGTACATCAGGTCCAGCTTGGTAAAGGTGATGTACACCGGCAAGCGCGACCCCAGCTGCTCCATCAGCTCCCGCAGACGGGTGCGAAGCAGAATGGCCTGGGCCTGGCGCTGGGCGCCGTTACCCTTGCAGAATCGGGCAAGGTCCACGGTCAGCACGACGCCATTCAGCGGGCGCTGAGGCCGGTTCTGTTCCAGCCAGGACAGAAAATGATTCCACAGGCGCTGCTGGATCTCACTGCCGGCACTGCCCTGCCCGGCGTCCTGGCTCAGCAGTTCGCCGTCCGGGTCGATCAATACGCCGTTATCCCCAACCCACCACTCGAACCCGTAAGGATTGCGCTCGGTGCGGGCGTTGCGGGTGACGTTTGTAAGCGTGTAGGTCTGGCCGGAACGCTGGATCAGGCTGCTTTTACCGGCGTCTTCCAGGCCCATCACCAGATACCAAGGCAGTTGATAGACCCCCTTGCGACCCGGCAGATTGCGTTTCAGCTCCGCCAGCCGCTTGTCCAGCATGCGCAGCTGACGGCGCTCCAGTGGCAGGATGGGATCTTCCTCTTCCCGCTTTTCTTCCACTTTCTCGGCATTGACCTTGCCGAGCCGCCTGGCCAGAACCACGCCCCAGACCATGGCCACCAGCAGCACCACACCGAGGGTAACCAGCGCCCGCATCTGCCAGGCGGCAAACGGGTATTCCCCACCGATTTCCAGCCGCGGGCCCAGCCACCAGGTGGCAACCAGCAAGGCAACCACCCCCATGACCAGAACGATAGGCGCGGCAGTGCGCAGATAGGGCAGAACCCGGCGTCCGATGAGTAAGGCGTGTCTCCACATGGTGTCCATTCCTGTCAGGTAATTCGTGTCATTCTTCCGTGCCAGCCGGGGCAAACCCGCTGGACTGTGTTTTATGCAAGCCGGTCAAGACGGGCCATCAGCCCGGGTTCCCAATCCGCCAGGCTCAGGCCCTGCGTCTGATCCCTCAGATCCTGAACCTGCTGACGGGCCAGGCCCTTCATACCGCTGTCTTTCATCAACTGGCTGCTCATCAGGCGCCAGTAGAAACGGTCTCTCGGCTCCCTTGCGCCTTCCAGTCCTTCCTCGAGGATCTGCATGGCCGGTGCCAGGCCTTTCTGTTCCAGCGTGTCCCGGGCGTCTTCGTAGGCGCTTTCCCAGGCACTGGCCCCAACACCGGTCCCGCCTTTCGCCGGACCACTGTAGAGCCAGTCAGCGGCAGGTTTGGGCAGGAAAGGCGTACCATCGTTAAAGGTGGTATCAGCCAGTTCCGGCAGCCGATCCACGAAGGCCTTGGCCGCTTGCCGAATGCCTTCCGCGCACTCGTGATGGCCCAGCGAACCTGCGACCTGAGCACTGAGCCAGTGCCCTTCCAGCCAGAAAGGGCTGACCGACAGGCTCTGCTCAATCCGCTGCCAGAGCGCCTGGTCGGGCGACTTGCCCAATGCTTCGCGATAATCCGCTACCCGATCAGCACTGACCGCCGCCAGATCAGTTTTTACACCGTCACGGGTCGGCGGCACCGAGGTGATGCTGTGCCACAAGGCGTAGCGCCTTAGCCGGTAACCCAGTGGTTCCGAGGGCGTCAGTTCGGTGAGCAGGTCGGCGACTTTCAACAGGCTCTGGCGCATCGCCCTTTCATTGGACGAATCCAGCGTCAGCCCGCCGAGGGATGCCGTTCCCGCGCTGGCGGCCTGAGGTCGGCTATCCTCCTTCTGACTGCCTGTTGCCGGC
This DNA window, taken from Marinobacter halotolerans, encodes the following:
- the tssM gene encoding type VI secretion system membrane subunit TssM, with product MDTMWRHALLIGRRVLPYLRTAAPIVLVMGVVALLVATWWLGPRLEIGGEYPFAAWQMRALVTLGVVLLVAMVWGVVLARRLGKVNAEKVEEKREEEDPILPLERRQLRMLDKRLAELKRNLPGRKGVYQLPWYLVMGLEDAGKSSLIQRSGQTYTLTNVTRNARTERNPYGFEWWVGDNGVLIDPDGELLSQDAGQGSAGSEIQQRLWNHFLSWLEQNRPQRPLNGVVLTVDLARFCKGNGAQRQAQAILLRTRLRELMEQLGSRLPVYITFTKLDLMYGFAPFAKTLSKAEKQLPLGCTFRMEGQQDPDDWLVEFEQSFTAMVERLNDRLPDVLAATRDSEERAAAYSFTRQMAGLKPALERFLADLLSADAFSTPALVRGAYFTSVLQEGVPEDAFVSAAADSYGLAEPIQPAQRGGQSVSLFTESLFPKVIYREAGLAGDNHRVTARRRRGFAVAAVVAIASGIGMTAGWQHYFIQNADAAMAVENGVESFIRNWRPAGYEPDTTGRSLLEPLDQLREATLAFGDYRSEPAVIADMGLYQGHKVGPEVEKSYLDILAYQFVPALMLGVMEEMGDAPDLSSERLDHLRVLRMLYDASGRRADIVRRYMRDYWQQAFPAQRNVQQRLVSHLDYALAHTDLNARAQNGDATAEMALAPFRSSVQWAQQELGSIATPERVYRDLEVEAAQNFRSPLDLARESGPAFSTVFVRLDEHGEPLGDELAATEDPIRIPSLLTREGMDSWFLRKSDSVTELALIDAWVLGRRNDVNFSETDEARLRTELQLIYAEKYAARWREALSRLDIREFSDINHGVRVLESLTSGHEPMRQMLANVTANTRLIPGGSETADAARKVLEQSAHFQMVQNIERQFTELNELLTRKGDQPSGLDQVMEVVESLHIYMRNIQESPDRGKAALSAARARMGLQGADPIFTLQRVAANQPAPLDRMLEKLAAQSWRVVLDQAVAQLERQWYQEVYQPFQQSLARHYPFNQGAGRDAALQDFERFFAPDGLLDRFYTDNLKLFLEDHPEHIAGTQRASLVRRDVVRSLEKAEEIRRAFFTRSGSLDVEFALEPLHLSSNKRRSVMNVDGQLVEFSHGPRQSIPLVWPNTLRDSVESRITLVPTEVNRSPRSISENGPWALFRLLDEADITGVSSSAVDVRFALDDGEMRYRLHAGSNTNPFTQELLAGYQIPRSLY
- the tssA gene encoding type VI secretion system protein TssA — its product is MQAVEQHPYVEPVVAVIAGDNPAGESLAEDATMEYLENEIMKVGSLAHTGVEWSKVESESLRLLSDTSKDIKVLGFLLVCLQRGGDGERFALSLFLLQQVLGSWWEDAWPYPGTQGKRARRMLFTQMLQRARKEVDAVSFNPGVGDGRDYCLTVLAQLQEQARDRELPDEDLLGLRRAIEKLPSPTEASQTAQEPAGNAAPATGSQKEDSRPQAASAGTASLGGLTLDSSNERAMRQSLLKVADLLTELTPSEPLGYRLRRYALWHSITSVPPTRDGVKTDLAAVSADRVADYREALGKSPDQALWQRIEQSLSVSPFWLEGHWLSAQVAGSLGHHECAEGIRQAAKAFVDRLPELADTTFNDGTPFLPKPAADWLYSGPAKGGTGVGASAWESAYEDARDTLEQKGLAPAMQILEEGLEGAREPRDRFYWRLMSSQLMKDSGMKGLARQQVQDLRDQTQGLSLADWEPGLMARLDRLA